A genomic region of Pseudoxanthomonas suwonensis contains the following coding sequences:
- a CDS encoding L-serine ammonia-lyase: MAVSTFDLFKIGIGPSSSHTVGPMRAAARFVQRWLAEPGHLDQVARIRAEVFGSLALTGRGHGTDKALLLGLEGHQPNTIDPDVIPATLARIRAEKSLRLPGGRAIAFDEKRDLVMNKRQKLPFHTNGMRFTAYDAAGTEIATRDYYSVGGGFVVNQDEAAEDRIVADDTVLPHPFASGDELLARCRETGLPIARLMFENELAWRGDAQIREGLREIWQAMQACVARGIRSDGTLPGGLHVVRRAPALYRELSSKPEAAMRDPLTTLDWVNLYALAVNEENAAGGRVVTAPTNGAAGIIPAVLHYYDRFCPGATEQGVFDFLLTAAAIGILYKENASISGAEVGCQGEVGVACSMAAAGLAAALGGDPGRVENAAEIGMEHNLGLTCDPIGGLVQIPCIERNAMGAVKAINAVRMAMRGDGQHKVSLDKVIKTMRDTGRDMQDKYKETSRGGLAVNVIEC; the protein is encoded by the coding sequence ATGGCCGTCAGCACCTTCGACCTGTTCAAGATCGGCATCGGTCCCAGCTCCTCGCATACGGTCGGGCCGATGCGCGCGGCCGCGCGCTTCGTCCAGCGCTGGCTGGCCGAGCCCGGCCACCTGGACCAGGTCGCCCGGATCCGCGCCGAGGTGTTCGGCTCGCTGGCCCTGACCGGCCGCGGCCACGGCACCGACAAGGCGCTGCTGCTGGGGCTGGAGGGCCACCAGCCCAACACCATCGACCCGGACGTCATCCCGGCCACGCTGGCGCGGATCCGCGCGGAGAAGTCGCTGCGCCTGCCCGGCGGCCGCGCCATCGCCTTCGACGAGAAGCGCGACCTGGTGATGAACAAGCGCCAGAAACTGCCGTTCCACACCAACGGCATGCGCTTCACCGCCTACGACGCGGCCGGCACTGAAATCGCCACGCGCGACTACTACTCGGTCGGCGGCGGCTTCGTGGTCAACCAGGACGAGGCCGCCGAGGACCGCATCGTCGCCGACGACACGGTGCTGCCGCATCCGTTCGCCAGCGGCGACGAGTTGCTGGCGCGCTGCCGCGAGACCGGGCTGCCGATCGCCCGGCTGATGTTCGAGAACGAGCTGGCCTGGCGCGGCGATGCGCAGATCCGCGAGGGCCTGCGCGAGATCTGGCAGGCGATGCAGGCCTGCGTGGCCCGCGGGATCCGCTCCGACGGCACCCTGCCCGGCGGCCTGCACGTGGTCCGCCGCGCGCCGGCGCTGTACCGCGAGCTGTCGTCCAAGCCCGAGGCGGCCATGCGCGACCCGCTGACCACCCTGGACTGGGTCAACCTGTATGCACTGGCGGTCAACGAGGAAAACGCCGCCGGCGGCCGGGTGGTCACCGCCCCGACCAACGGCGCGGCCGGGATCATCCCGGCGGTGCTGCACTACTACGACCGCTTCTGCCCCGGCGCGACCGAGCAGGGCGTGTTCGACTTCCTGCTCACCGCCGCGGCGATCGGCATCCTCTACAAGGAGAACGCCTCGATCTCCGGCGCCGAGGTCGGCTGCCAGGGCGAGGTCGGGGTGGCCTGCTCGATGGCCGCCGCCGGGCTGGCCGCGGCGCTGGGCGGCGATCCGGGCCGGGTCGAGAACGCCGCCGAGATCGGCATGGAGCACAACCTGGGGCTGACCTGCGACCCGATCGGCGGGCTGGTGCAGATCCCGTGCATCGAGCGCAACGCGATGGGCGCGGTCAAGGCGATCAACGCCGTGCGCATGGCCATGCGCGGTGACGGCCAGCACAAGGTCAGCCTGGACAAGGTGATCAAGACCATGCGCGACACCGGCCGCGACATGCAGGACAAGTACAAGGAGACCTCGCGCGGGGGCCTGGCGGTCAACGTCATCGAGTGCTGA